The Salvelinus fontinalis isolate EN_2023a chromosome 9, ASM2944872v1, whole genome shotgun sequence genome has a window encoding:
- the sf3b3 gene encoding splicing factor 3B subunit 3, whose translation MFLYNLTLQRATGITHAIHGNFSGTKMQEIVVSRGKIIELLRPDANTGKVHTLLTMEVFGIIRSLMAFRLTGGTKDYIVVGSDSGRIVILEYHPSKNMFEKIHQETFGKSGCRRIVPGQFLAVDPKGRAVMIGAIEKQKLVYILNRDAAARLTISSPLEAHKANTLVYHVVGVDVGFENPMFACLEMDYEEADNDPTGEAAANTQQTLTFYELDLGLNHVVRKYSEALEEHGNFLITVPGGSDGPSGVLICSENYITYKNFGDQPDIRCPIPRRRNDLDDPERGMIFVCSATHKTKSMFFFLAQTEQGDIFKVTLETDEEMVTEIRMKYFDTIPVATSMCVLKTGFLFVSSEFGNHYLYQIAHLGDDDEEPEFSSAMPLEEGDTFFFQPRPLKNLVLVDEQENLSPIMSCQIADLANEDTPQLYVACGRGPKSTLRVLRHGLEVSEMAVSELPGNPNAVWTVRRHIEDEFDAYIIVSFVNATLVLSIGETVEEVTDSGFLGTTPTLSCSLLGEDALVQVYPDGIRHIRADKRVNEWKTPGKKTIVRCAVNQRQVVIALTGGELVYFEMDPSGQLNEYTERKEMSADVVCMSLANVPPGEQRSRFLAVGLVDNTVRIISLDPSDCLQPLSMQALPAQPESLCIVEMGGVEKEDELGVKGTVGFLYLNIGLQNGVLLRTVLDPVTGDLSDTRTRYLGSRPVKLFRVRMQGQEAVLAMSSRSWLSYSYQSRFHLTPLSYETLEYASGFASEQCPEGIVAISTNTLRILALEKLGAVFNQVAFPLQYTPRKFVIHPETNNLILIETDHNAYTEATKAQRKQQMAEEMVEAAGEDERELAAEMAAAFLNENLPEAIFGAPKAGSGQWASLVRLVNPIQGTTLDLVQLEQNEAAFSVTVCRFASGGDDWYVLVGVARDMILNPRSVGGGFIYTYRLGGGGDKLEFMHKTPVEDVPLAIAPFQGRVLVGVGKLLRIYDLGKKKLLRKCENKHVPNLVTGIHTIGQRVIVTDVQESLFWVRYKRNENQLIIFADDTHPRWVTTACLLDYDTMASADKFGNISIVRLPPNTSDDVDEDPTGNKALWDRGLLNGASQKAEVIMNYHIGETVLSLQKTTLIPGGSESLVYTTLSGGIGILVPFTSHEDHDFFQHLEMHMRSEFPPLCGRDHLSFRSYYFPVKNVIDGDLCEQFNSMDPHKQKSVAEELDRTPPEVSKKLEDIRTRYAF comes from the exons ATGTTTCTGTATAACCTGACCCTGCAGCGTGCCACTGGCATCACCCACGCCATCCATGGAAACTTCTCAG GAACCAAGATGCAGGAGATAGTTGTTTCCAGGGGGAAGATCATTGAGCTGCTGCGCCCAGATGCCAACACAGGGAAGGTTCACACCCTGCTTACCATGGAGGTGTTTGGCATCATTCGCTCCCTCATGGCCTTCAGGCTGACAGGAGGaactaaag ACTATATTGTGGTGGGCAGTGACTCAGGCCGCATCGTGATCCTTGAGTACCACCCCTCCAAGAACATGTTCGAGAAGATCCACCAGGAGACCTTTGGCAAGAGTGGATGTCGTCGCATCGTCCCTGGACAGTTCCTCGCCGTCGACCCCAAGGGCAGAGCAGTCATGATAG GTGCCATTGAGAAGCAGAAGCTGGTGTACATCCTGAACAGAGATGCAGCAGCGCGTCtcaccatctcctctcccctggaGGCTCACAAGGCCAACACACTGGTCTACCATGTGGTAGGAGTTGATGTGGGCTTTGAAAACCCCATGTTCGCCTGTCTGGAGATGGACTATGAG gAAGCTGACAATGACCCCACTGGCGAGGCTGCAGCCAACACACAGCAAACCCTGACCTTCTATGAGCTGGACCTGGGTCTGAACCACGTTGTGCGCAAGTACAGCGAGGCCCTGGAGGAGCACGGCAACTTCCTCATTACAG TTCCTGGAGGCTCTGATGGGCCCAGTGGAGTACTCATCTGTTCAGAGAATTACATCACCTACAAAAACTTTGGGGACCAGCCTGACATTCGCTGTCCCATCCCACGCAGGAGG AATGACCTGGATGACCCTGAGCGAGGCATGATCTTCGTCTGCTCAGCCACCCACAAGACCAAGTCCATGTTCTTCTTCCTGGCCCAGACGGAGCAGGGCGACATTTTCAAGGTCACCctggagacagatgaggagatg GTTACAGAGATCAGGATGAAGTACTTTGACACCATACCTGTAGCCACATCCATGTGCGTGCTGAAGACCGGCTTCTTATTTGTGTCCTCAGAGTTTGGTAACCA ttaCCTGTACCAGATAGCCCATCTGGGAGATGATGATGAAGAGCCAGAGTTCTCCTCTGCCATGCCCCTGGAGGAGGGAGATACCTTCTTCTTCCAGCCACGCCCCCTCAAGAACCTAGTGCTGGTGGATGAGCAGGAGAACCTCTCCCCCATCATGTCCTGCCAG atTGCTGATTTGGCTAATGAGGACACTCCTCAGCTGTATGTGGCCTGTGGCAGGGGACCCAAATCCACCCTCCGAGTCCTCAGACATGGGCTGGAG GTATCAGAGATGGCTGTGTCTGAGCTGCCCGGTAACCCCAATGCTGTGTGGACTGTGCGCCGACACATTGAAG atGAGTTTGACGCGTACATCATCGTTTCCTTCGTCAACGCCACCCTGGTTCTGTCTATCGGTGAGACCGTAGAGGAAGTGACAGACTCTGGCTTCCTGGGGACAAcccccaccctctcctgctctctgctggGGGAGGATGCTCTGGTGCAG GTGTATCCTGATGGGATCCGTCACATCCGTGCTGATAAGCGTGTGAATGAGTGGAAGACTCCAGGGAAGAAGACCATTGTGCGCTGTGCAGTCAACCAGAGGCAGGTGGTCATCGCTCTGACCGGAGGAGAGCTGGTCTACTTTGAGATGGACCCT TCTGGCCAGCTGAATGAGTACACAGAGAGGAAGGAGATGTCAGCTGACGTGGTGTGTATGAGCTTGGCCAATGTCCCCCCTGGTGAGCAGCGCTCCCGTTTCCTAGCGGTGGGGCTGGTGGACAACACCGTCCGCATCATCTCCCTGGACCCCTCG gACTGTCTCCAGCCCCTCAGTATGCAGGCCCTGCCAGCCCAGCCTGAGTCTCTGTGTATAGTGGAGATGGGAGGAGTGGAGAAGGAAGATGAGCTAGGAGTGAAGGGCACTGTCGGCTTTCTCTACCTCAACATCGGACTGCAG AATGGTGTGTTGCTCAGGACCGTGCTGGACCCAGTGACTGGAGACCTGTCTGATACTCGTACTCGGTACTTGGGGTCGCGACCTGTGAAGCTCTTCCGCGTCAGGATGCAGGGACAGGAAGCT GTGTTGGCCATGTCTAGTCGCTCCTGGCTGAGTTATTCCTACCAGTCCCGATTCCATCTGACGCCCCTGTCCTATGAGACGCTGGAATATGCCTCTGGCTTTGCCTCTGAACAGTGTCCAGAGGGCATTGTGGCAATCTCCACCAACAccctgag GATTCTGGCCTTGGAGAAGCTGGGTGCCGTGTTCAACCAGGTGGCCTTCCCCCTGCAGTACACACCTCGCAAGTTTGTCATTCACCCAGAGACAAACAACCTGATACTCATAGAGACTGATCACAATGCCTACACAGAGGCCACCAAGGCCCAGCGCAAGCAGCAGATGGCAGAG GAGATGGTTGAGGCAGCTGGTGAGGATGAGAGGGAGCTGGCAGCAGAGATGGCTGCTGCCTTCCTCAATGAGAACCTGCCAGAGGCCATCTTTGGGGCGCCCAAGGCCGGGTCTGGCCAGTGGGCCTCTCTGGTGCGTCTGGTCAACCCCATCCAGGGAACCACTCTGGACCTTGTCCAACTGGAGCAGAATGAGGCTGCCTTCAG TGTGACTGTTTGTCGGTTTGCCAGCGGAGGTGATGACTGGTATGTGCTGGTGGGGGTGGCCCGGGACATGATCCTTAACCCCCGCTCTGTGGGAGGCGGTTTTATCTACACCTATCggctgggagggggaggggacaaACTGGAGTTTATGCACAAG ACTCCAGTGGAGGACGTTCCTCTGGCCATCGCTCCGTTCCAGGGCCGTGTGCTGGTGGGCGTTGGCAAACTGCTGCGCATCTACGACCTGGGCAAGAAGAAGCTGCTCCGGAAGTGTGAGAACAAG CATGTGCCCAACCTGGTGACTGGTATCCACACCATCGGTCAGCGGGTCATAGTGACTGATGTACAGGAGAGTCTGTTCTGGGTGCGCTACAAGCGCAACGAGAATCAGCTGATCATCTTCGCTGACGACACCCACCCTCGCTGGGTCACCACCGCCTGCCTGCTGGACTACGACACCATGGCTTCAGCCGACAAGTTTGGCAACATCAGCATT GTGCGCCTTCCCCCTAACACCAGTGACGATGTGGATGAGGACCCAACTGGGAATAAAGCATTGTGGGATAGAGGTCTGCTGAACGGAGCTTCTCAGAAG GCTGAAGTGATCATGAACTACCACATTGGGGAGACGGTGCTGTCACTGCAGAAGACCACACTGATCCCCGGAGGCTCGGAATCTCTGGTCTACACAACTCTGTCTGGAGGCATCGGCATCCTGGTGCCCTTCACTTCCCACGAG